The segment ataagcgactgatttactgcttattttaatgcttaatggTTACCTGGGAATGATCCCGCAATAGAATCTCTGGTTCCAAGACCAAGTGTTACTTCCACACGGACCTTTTGATTGGCATTGTTAAGTATATTTTTGACGGAGCAATCGACAACGGTCGAAATGGAAACATGTATCGTTTCCAGTTCTCCTGCTAGACGAAATGTACGCGGCAGGATTTCGGAAAGTTTcttgaaaatagttttttgaCGTGCAGTTTGTTGTCGGTAGTGATAAGGCGCCCGCTCAATGATTATCGTACGATTATAGTTTTTAAGGGCGAGAAAGTGTTATGTTTTAATATTGAAAAGAGCTGAGTTATTTATTTGTGTCCTGACATGTGCAATAAAGTGGATCTAATAATTATTTCATAGTGCTGTTTATGTTATTAGTTGCCCTCAGGCGGCTCTTATTCCACCTCTCTTAGCGCTTATTCGACATGCTTTCTCTTGGATGCCTTTAAGCGaccattattccacacttgcttttAGCGGTGCTGCTGATACATTTGTACAACATTCATTCAACTCTTGTTCCACACTTACATACCAACAGTAGAGACAGTGTAGATGTTggttagaagctagaaaaaaatgTGGGATATGATGTTAACACAATATGTACTTCAGCAAATTAGTTTATTCAACACCGGATGCTAcaacacaactcttattccacacctggtCTTTTAAGTGCtgacgttttgttccttgggtctttctcatgtaggagtgaagagagcatccttcaactatttcgccggcaattagaatttccattgaataaagcGTTAGCCGTCATTGGaaccgaaacgtcagaaaaaaccagggggctgatatgacgtcacattttcgttgctcacatgaaaaaggcggcaaacgcaaagcgatttcacataacgaatttaactaatcatttacaCAGTTTCATGTActtcgcatcaattgcctgcctggcattGGCAATGTGatgctaaaatcaaactaaaactaacaaaatttaacaatttacacattcgactcggttgtcagcttgagcccatctatgaagctgtcagcttgggcccgctctatgttggctacgttatttttgtacaggttggtattggaagtgtcattcccgtggaaAAAACGCTTACACTGCAATCATATGCATCTGACGTTCGTTTCAAACCCTTGGGTTTAGCCAGCCCATCGACATctgtatatcgagctgcagtgaacgtcagcgacagcatgtcctggggctcaaaatttgacagcgggcccaaatcagactgctggcagttgagtgaaacgcaatgctgacatgctatctcattttcgcacacacgagatgttggcggcgaaaacatggttgcctgccgatggggtgggttTAGCAAAGGAAAATGACTCTCAcacgttctgtttgacagttggcttatccgcccttttcaaatgttagtcgacaaatATTTCCATCCCGCacacaaaatacataaataaataaataaatgtcagAAGTCAGACTGCCAGCGCCAGGTAGTAGATCAAGCATTTACATGCGGTAGATTTAATATTGAGTTTGAACGGTTTATTAGAAACTCTGTTTGTAAAATgggtaaaaaagataaaaaccaGAAAAAAGGCAAAGGTGCAGAAAAAACGGCTATGAAAACGGACAAAAAATTAGttgcaaaacagaaaaaacttaTCGCAAAACTTGGAGAGGTAAAAACCAAAGAACACGCGTAGTATACAGTCCATGTGGGCTCTTGAATAAATAGCTATTTTTACTTTAAGGATGATATAGAGTCTGTTGTTGCGAAATACGAATTAAAGGATAACAAATCCTCAATTCTAACAGAAACAATATGTGCACCTCCCTCTGCCCGTGTGAATTTTTCTATCTGTTCTCATCCTGACAAAGAGGAACTGTTTATCCACGGTGGTGAGTTCTACAATGGTCAAAAAACAGTCGTGCACGGAGAGTTCTATTGCTATAGCATAGTAAAAAATGATTGGAAAGAACTTAAAGCAACTAACAGTCCTGCTCCTCGAAGCGGTCATCAGATGGTATCCGTCAGTACAGATGGTGGACAGATTTGGTTGTTTGGGGGCGAATATGCTTCCCCGTCTCAGTTACAATTTTATCACTATAAAGATATGTGGGTGTTCAGAATCGCAAAGAAGCAATGGGAAAAAATCAATGCCTCGAACGGTCCAACTGCTCGAAGCGGTCACCGGATGGTAGCatcgaagaaaaatattttcgtaTTCGGCGGATTCCATGATAATAACAGTTCTTACAGATACTTTAATGATCTGTACGCATTTTCGTTGGAAAATTATACCTGGTCGAAAATAGAAACTAAAGGAGTTGCACCTGCCCCGAGATCTGGCTGCTGTATGGTAGCCAACTCAGAGGGCAAAATTCTCATATGGGGCGGTTATTCGAAATCTTCTGTCAAGAAAGAAATTGATCGCGGAACAACTCATGTCGATATGTTCTCTCTGACAGTAGACAAAAATGACCCCTCGTCATATAAATGGACTAGCATTAAACCGGGAGGCAGGAAACCTCCACCGCGAAGTGGAATGAGTGCAGCAATTGCATCAAACGGCAAAGTTTTCACTTTTGGCGGAGTCATGGATACTGAGGAAGATGAAGAAGACGTACGAGGAACATTTAGTAATGAATTGTATCTATTAGAAACATCATCGCACACGTGGAGAAAGCCAGAGCTTGCTTGTAAAATGAAATCAactaaaaaagttcaaaatACAGATTCAACAATGGACACCAAGATGGAAACTGAACTAAAAACTGTGGTTTCTGATGACGGTATATTCACTATGTCTGTCGGTGGACCATCCAAAGACGTTTCTGTCGGTCAAAATGACGGTGATAAGCTTGATCTTCCAGGGCCTTCACCACGAATGAATGCAGGCTTAGCCGTATGCAAAGGTAACCTGTACGTGTATGGAGGTTTATACGAAAGCGGAAGTCGACAGT is part of the Sabethes cyaneus chromosome 2, idSabCyanKW18_F2, whole genome shotgun sequence genome and harbors:
- the LOC128736946 gene encoding kelch domain-containing protein 4: MGKKDKNQKKGKGAEKTAMKTDKKLVAKQKKLIAKLGEDDIESVVAKYELKDNKSSILTETICAPPSARVNFSICSHPDKEELFIHGGEFYNGQKTVVHGEFYCYSIVKNDWKELKATNSPAPRSGHQMVSVSTDGGQIWLFGGEYASPSQLQFYHYKDMWVFRIAKKQWEKINASNGPTARSGHRMVASKKNIFVFGGFHDNNSSYRYFNDLYAFSLENYTWSKIETKGVAPAPRSGCCMVANSEGKILIWGGYSKSSVKKEIDRGTTHVDMFSLTVDKNDPSSYKWTSIKPGGRKPPPRSGMSAAIASNGKVFTFGGVMDTEEDEEDVRGTFSNELYLLETSSHTWRKPELACKMKSTKKVQNTDSTMDTKMETELKTVVSDDGIFTMSVGGPSKDVSVGQNDGDKLDLPGPSPRMNAGLAVCKGNLYVYGGLYESGSRQYTLSDFYSLDAHKLDQWKTLIANSSTEWLGSDSEEGSSDDDDDDDDDSDDSSENNTDDSSSDMDTD